From a single Populus trichocarpa isolate Nisqually-1 chromosome 17, P.trichocarpa_v4.1, whole genome shotgun sequence genomic region:
- the LOC18107017 gene encoding histone-lysine N-methyltransferase ATXR3 isoform X2, producing MGSGGVACMPLQHGSNNIIMEERFPVQEQPTAAAAAMTTTATTACGGGKTVNSNSNISSADNDNNNNGSSGDKKDNGKVNASSNGVTGKLKRVKRIIKVKKVVRRVVLGEKKGVGLDKAVKGAGGSGSKEVAVLEKKESGLKTEEKSKEVAAEKKESGLKKEDKSKEVAAEKKESGLKSSSGSKIVENGDGLGSGDSKVQSGSNNIKEEVEEGELGTLRWPSKGEIENGEFVPTPEKPRRSEIERGEIGSGKWKKGDIEKGEIVSGNKWRKGEAVRDEIEKGEFIPDRWNIKDEYGYNKSRGRHDMSSERTPPSGKYSSEDVYRRKELSRSGGMRWESGQERSTRISSKIVDEEGSYKSEYSNGKSHEREHASGNRLKRHVTDSDNTERKYYGDYAISKSRRLSEDGSRYAYSEHYSRHSVERFYKSSSYSRVSSSDKYSSRHHEPTLSSKVVYDRHSHSDRSPHDRPRYYDHRDRSPIRYEKSPYGREKTPFGHERSPYGRERSPYGRERSPYWRDRSPDGHDRSPYGREKSPYGRERSPYVLEKSPYDRSSYNEHRKRSPAYFERSPQDRTRHHDRSDRTPSYLERSPHDRARPTNHREASRKGAAHEKRSSQYGNKKQDDKISQKDPAVKDTELSAKESQDKSSVHNLDGLDEKNTSSETRLEEKSESPVINAKESPKVDGPPPEELQSMEEDMDICDTPPHVPVVADTSTGRWFYLDHFGVECGPSKLCELKALVDEGILMSDHFIKHLDSDRWLTIENAVSPLVTVNFPSVVPDVITQLVSPPEAPGNLLADTGDIVQSCSQIGEGVPGNLLQPLVCPNHSAVASEPLEDLQIDERVGALLEGFSVVPGSEIETVGEALQMKFEHVQWEGWIKAEGFAWYLASTAEQQDQNSNELLGHSDLITKEAVEAWPGSLADKDDGFASSVDSADWFSGRWSCKGGDWKRNDESVQDRFTRRKVVLNDGFPLCHMTKSGCEDPRWQRKDDLYFPSQSRKLDLPPWAFSSTDERNDTGGVSKSTLNKPPITRGVKGTVLPVVRINACVVQDHVSETRTKVRGKDRYHSRAARTHSATNDVKRSSVESDSQSKVVNDPDSHGCWKSTAPLNTPKDCLCTADDLQLNLGEWYYLDGAGHEQGPSSFSELQNLADIGTIQKYSSVFRKFDRVWVPITSATETFGASVKIQQSNVEPVIGSSGTLSKSQTASNIESDRSSSSFHSLHPQFIGFTRGKLHELVMKSYKNREFAAAINEALDPWIVAKRPPKEIDKHMYLKSEIDARAGKRARMQPAQNDEDYEMEEGTLHKDETTFEQLCGDTNFHREESMCSEIEAGSWGLLDGHMLARVFHFLRSDMKSLVFASLTCKKWRSAVSFYKGISIQVDLSSGAPNCTDMMVRSIMNGYNKEKINAMVLAGCKNITSGMLEEILRSFPCLSSIDIRGCTQFMELALRFPNISWLKSRTRISVESNSKLRSLKQISERDDFGELKEYFDSVNKRDSANQLFRRSLYKRSKVFDARKSSSILPRDARMRRWAVKKSENSYRRMEGFLASGLKDIMKENTFDFFVPKLTEIEDRMKSGYYVGHGLRAVKEDISRMCRDAIKVKNRGAGDMNHIITLFLQLASRLEESSKFSYERDELMKSWKDDVSTALDSAPIKHKKKAIDKKYMNRSNGTILANGSFDFGEYASDQEIKKRISKLNRKSMDSGSETSDDRSSEDGRSGGGSTASDTESDLDFRSEGRPGDSRGDEYFMTDEDEREWGARMTNASLVPPVTRKYEVIDQYVIVADEEDVQRKMSVSLPDDYAEKLDAQKNGTEELDMELPEVKDYKPRKQLGDEVIEQEVYGIDPYTHNLLLDSMPEEVDWPLSQKHMFIEDVLLCTLNKQVRHYTGAGNTPMTYPLQPVVEELEQAAMEDCDTRTMKICRGILRAIDSRPDDKYVAYRKGLGVVCNKEAGFRDDDFVVEFLGEVYPAWKWFEKQDGIRLLQKDSKEPAPEFYNIYLERPKGDADGYDLVVVDAMHKANYASRICHSCKPNCEAKVTAVGGQYQIGIYSVRKIQHGEEITFDYNSVTESKEEYEASVCLCGSQVCRGSYLNLTGEGAFQKVLKECHGLLDRHYLMLGACELNSVSEEDYLDLGRAGLGSCLLGGLPDWVVAYSARLVRFINLERTKLPEEILRHNLEEKKKYFADICIEVERSDAEVQAEGVYNQRLQNLAVTLDKVRYVMRCIFGDPKLAPPPLEKLTPKETVSFLWKEEGSLVEELLQCMSPHMDGEMLNDLKSKIYAHDPSDSDDIPKAIQKSLLWLRDEVRSLPCTYKCRHDAAADLIHVYAYTKSFFRVREYDAFTSPPVYISPLDLGPKCADKLGGLPHKYQKTYGENYCMGQLIFWHIQTNTEPDSTLAKASKGCLSLPDIGSFYSKVQKPSQQRIYGPKTVKMMLGRMEKYPQKPWPKDQIWSFKSSPKVFGSPMLDAVLNKSPLDREMVHWLKHRPTVYQAMWDR from the exons ATGGGTAGTGGAGGTGTCGCATGTATGCCTTTGCAACACGGTAGTAATAATATCATCATGGAAGAAAGATTTCCTGTTCAAGAACAGCctacagcagcagcagcggcAATGACGACGACGGCTACGACAGCTTGCGGAGGTGGGAAAACTGTAAACAGCAATAGTAACATCAGTAGTgctgataatgataataataataatggcaGTAGTGGTGACAAAAAGGATAATGGGAAAGTTAATGCTAGCAGCAATGGGGTGACTGGGAAGCTGAAGAGGGTGAAGAGGATAATTAAGGTGAAAAAAGTGGTGAGGAGAGTAGTGTTGGGGGAGAAGAAAGGAGTGGGATTGGACAAAGCAGTTAAGGGTGCTGGTGGTAGTGGTAGTAAGGAAGTAGCGGTGTTGGAGAAGAAAGAATCAGGGTTGAAGACGGAAGAGAAGAGCAAGGAAGTGGCAGCAGAGAAGAAAGAATCAGGATTGAAGAAGGAAGATAAGAGCAAGGAAGTGGCAGCAGAGAAGAAAGAATCAGGATTGAAGAGTAGTAGTGGTAGCAAGATAGTTGAAAATGGTGATGGTTTGGGTTCTGGGGATAGTAAGGTACAGAGTggtagtaataatattaaagagGAAGTTGAAGAGGGGGAATTGGGGACATTGAGGTGGCCATCGAAAGGGGAAATTGAGAATGGAGAGTTCGTTCCTACACCAGAGAAGCCAAGGAGAAGTGAGATTGAAAGAGGAGAGATTGGTAGTGGGAAATGGAAGAAAGGGGATATAGAGAAAGGGGAGATTGTTTCTGGTAATAAATGGCGGAAAGGGGAAGCTGTTcgagatgaaattgagaaaggTGAGTTCATTCCAGACAGGTGGAATATTAAAGATGAGTATGGCTACAACAAGTCTCGTGGCAGGCATGACATGAGTAGCGAGCGTACGCCGCCTTCTGGGAAGTATTCTAGTGAGGATGTTTACAGAAGGAAAGAGTTGAGTAGAAGTGGGGGTATGAGGTGGGAGAGTGGCCAGGAAAGGAGTACGAGGATAAGCTCAAAGATTGTTGACGAAGAAGGTTCATATAAGAGTGAGTACAGCAATGGCAAGAGCCATGAAAGGGAGCATGCTTCTGGTAACAGATTGAAGCGTCATGTCACTGATTCTGATAATACCGAGCGCAAATATTACGGGGATTATGCCATTTCTAAAAGCAGGAGACTTTCTGAGGATGGTTCTCGCTATGCTTACTCAGAGCACTATTCACGTCACTCAGTAGAGAGGTTCTATAAAAGCTCTTCTTATTCGAGAGTATCTTCATCAGACAAGTACTCATCCAGGCATCATGAACCCACTTTGTCCTCTAAGGTTGTTTATGACAGGCATAGTCATTCTGACCGGTCCCCACATGATAGGCCCCGATACTATGATCACAGGGACCGAAGTCCAATCCGTTATGAGAAATCTCCCTATGGCCGAGAAAAGACACCATTTGGACACGAGAGATCTCCATATGGGCGAGAAAGGTCTCCATATGGACGTGAGAGGTCACCATATTGGCGGGACAGATCCCCAGATGGACATGATAGATCCCCCTATGGACGTGAGAAATCCCCATATGGACGAGAGAGATCTCCGTATGTACTTGAGAAATCACCATATGACCGAAGCAGCTATAATGAGCATAGAAAAAGGAGTCCTGCTTATTTCGAAAGGTCCCCACAGGATCGAACCCGGCACCATGATCGCAGTGATAGGACACCAAGTTACTTGGAGCGATCCCCACATGACCGGGCTAGGCCCACTAATCACAGAGAAGCAAGTCGAAAGGGGGCGGCACATGAGAAGCGGAGCTCTCAGTATGGTAATAAAAAGCAGGATGATAAGATCAGCCAAAAGGATCCTGCAGTAAAGGACACTGAACTCTCAGCTAAAGAATCTCAAGATAAAAGCAGTGTGCATAATCTTGATGGTTTGGATGAAAAGAATACCAGCAGTGAAACTCGCTTAGAAGAGAAATCTGAGAGCCCCGTTATAAATGCCAAAGAGTCTCCTAAAGTTGATGGACCTCCTCCAGAAGAGCTGCAATCAATGGAGGAAGATATGGATATATGTGATACGCCACCACATGTCCCTGTGGTGGCTGACACATCGACTGGTAGATGGTTTTACCTAGATCATTTTGGTGTGGAATGTGGCCCTTCGAAGTTATGTGAGCTTAAGGCGCTTGTCGATGAAGGAATTCTTATGTCTGATCACTTCATCAAGCACTTGGATAGTGATAGGTGGTTAACTATTGAGAATGCAGTTTCACCGTTGGTGACTGTGAATTTCCCATCAGTTGTGCCAGATGTTATAACTCAGCTAGTAAGCCCTCCAGAGGCACCTGGTAATCTATTGGCAGATACTGGAGATATCGTGCAATCTTGTTCTCAGATTGGCGAGGGAGTGCCAGGGAATTTGCTGCAGCCACTGGTCTGCCCTAATCACAGCGCAGTTGCATCTGAGCCTTTAGAAGATCTCCAGATTGACGAAAGAGTTGGAGCCCTGTTGGAGGGTTTTTCTGTTGTTCCTGGCAGTGAGATAGAGACTGTtggag AAGCTCTGCAAATGAAATTTGAACATGTGCAATGGGAGGGGTGGATAAAAGcagaag GTTTTGCTTGGTATCTAGCTTCCACTGCTGAACAACAGGATCAAAACAGTAATGAATTACTAGGACATTCTGATTTGATAACAAAAGAAGCTGTTGAAGCATGGCCAGGTTCTCTTGCTGACAAGGATGATGGCTTTGCCTCTTCTGTTGATTCCGCTGACTGGTTTTCTGGTCGATGGTCTTGCAAGGGTGGGGACTGGAAGAGGAATGATGAATCTGTCCAGGATAGATTTACCAGAAGGAAAGTTGTTCTCAATGATGGATTCCCATTATGCCACATGACGAAGTCTGGGTGTGAGGACCCACGGTGGCAAAGAAAAGATGATTTGTATTTTCCTTCTCAAAGTAGGAAGCTTGACCTCCCTCCTTGGGCTTTCTCCAGTACAGATGAGAGAAATGATACTGGTGGTGTCAGTAAATCAACTCTCAATAAACCTCCAATAACAAGGGGAGTGAAAGGAACCGTGCTACCAGTAGTTAGGATAAATGCATGCGTGGTTCAGGACCATGTTTCTGAAACCCGTACTAAAGTTCGAGGGAAGGACAGATATCATTCAAGAGCTGCTCGGACACATTCTGCAACTAATGATGTGAAGAGATCATCAGTAGAGAGTGATTCTCAATCCAAAGTTGTCAATGACCCAGATTCACATGGCTGTTGGAAGTCTACTGCGCCACTTAATACTCCCAAAGACTGTCTCTGTACAGCAGATGACTTACAATTGAATTTGGGTGAGTGGTACTACTTAGATGGTGCTGGGCATGAACAAGGGCCATCATCATTTTCAGAGCTTCAGAACTTGGCAGATATAGGTACCATCCAAAAGTATAGTAGTGTTTTCAGGAAATTTGATAGAGTGTGGGTTCCGATTACCTCAGCCACCGAGACTTTTGGAGCCAGTGTCAAAATTCAACAGTCAAATGTTGAGCCAGTTATTGGTTCTTCAGGAACCCTTTCAAAATCCCAGACTGCTTCCAACATTGAGAGTGACAGAAGTTCCAGTTCATTTCACAGCCTTCATCCACAGTTCATTGGTTTTACCCGTGGGAAGCTACATGAATTGGTAATGAAATCATACAAAAACAGGGAGTTTGCAGCTGCCATAAATGAGGCTTTGGATCCTTGGATTGTTGCAAAACGGCCTCCAAAAGAGATCGATAAACATATGTATCTCAAATCAG AAATAGATGCACGTGCTGGAAAAAGAGCCCGGATGCAGCCTGCCCAAAATGACGAGGATTATGAAATGGAGGAAGGCACATTGCATAAGGATGAAACCACTTTTGAGCAACTATGTGGTGATACCAATTTCCACAGAGAAGAGAGCATGTGTTCTGAGATTGAGGCGGGAAGCTGGGGTTTATTGGATGGTCATATGCTGGCACGAGTCTTTCATTTCCTGAGATCTGACATGAAATCCCTAGTCTTTGCTTCCTTGACTTGTAAAAAGTGGAGATCTGCTGTTAGTTTTTACAAGGGCATATCAATTCAAGTTGATCTTTCCTCTGGGGCCCCCAACTGTACCGACATGATGGTGAGGAGTATCATG aatggttataacaaagaaaaaattaatgcaatGGTGCTGGCGGGTTGTAAGAATATCACATCTGGCATGCTTGAAGAAATTCTTCGCTCTTTCCCATGTTTATCTTCTATAGATATTAGAGGTTGCACCCAATTCATGGAGTTGGCCCTTCGATTTCCAAATATTAGCTGGCTCAAGAGCCGCACCAGGATCTCTGTGGAGTCAAATTCTAAATTAAGGAGTCTTAAACAAATCAGTGAGAGAGATGATTTTGGGGAACTCAAGGAGTATTTTGATAGTGTGAACAAGAGAGACTCAGCTAATCAATTATTTCGTCGAAGTTTGTACAAACGCTCAAAAGTGTTTGATGCTAGAAAGTCATCATCCATTCTACCCAGGGATGCTCGTATGAGGCGATGGGCAGTTAAGAAATCTGAAAATAGCTATAGAAGGATGGAGGGGTTTCTAGCTTCAGGTTTAAAGGACATAATGAAGGAAAatacctttgatttttttgtgcctAAG ttgACAGAAATTGAGGATAGGATGAAGAGTGGCTATTATGTTGGGCATGGATTGAGGGCTGTCAAGGAGGATATTAGTCGAATGTGCAGGGATGCAATTAA AGTGAAGAATCGGGGTGCTGGAGACATGAATCACATCATTACATTGTTTCTCCAACTAGCCTCTCGGTTGGAAGAGAGTTCTAAGTTTTCTTACGAAAGAGATGAGCTCATGAAGTCATGGAAAGATGATGTATCTACAGCATTGGACTCTGCTCCAATTAAACATAAGAAGAAAGCTATTGATAAGAAGTACATGAATAGGAGCAATGGTACTATACTTGCTAATGGTAGTTTTGATTTTGGAGAATATGCATCTGATCAGGAAATTAAGAAGCGGATATCCAAACTGAATAGAAAATCCATGGATTCAGGAAGTGAAACTTCTGATGACCGGTCTTCTGAAGATGGCAGGAGTGGTGGTGGTAGTACTGCCTCAGATACAGAAAGTGATTTGGATTTCCGATCAGAAGGCCGACCTGGGGACTCAAGAGGAGATGAATACTTTATGACAGATGAGGATGAACGTGAATGGGGTGCTCGCATGACAAATGCGAGTCTGGTTCCTCCTGTTACTAGGAAGTATGAAGTCATAGACCAATATGTTATTGTAGCAGATGAGGAGGATGTCCAGCGAAAAATGTCTGTGTCTTTGCCAGATGACTATGCTGAGAAGCTTGATGCACAGAAAAATGGCACCGAGGAACTGGATATGGAACTTCCTGAAGTTAAGGATTACAAACCTAGAAAACAGCTTGGAGATGAAGTTATAGAACAGGAAGTTTATGGAATTGATCCCTATACCCACAATCTTTTACTTGATTCCATGCCTGAAGAAGTGGACTGGCCTCTGTCACAAAAACACATGTTTATTGAAGATGTGCTACTCTGTACTCTGAATAAGCAAGTCAGGCACTATACTGGTGCCGGGAACACTCCAATGACATATCCTTTACAACCTGTTGTTGAAGAACTTGAACAAGCTGCTATGGAGGATTGTGACACAAGAACAATGAAAATCTGCCGGGGTATCTTGAGAGCCATAGATAGTCGACCTGATGACAAATATGTTGCTTACCGGAAG GGGCTTGGTGTTGTATGCAACAAAGAAGCTGGTTTTCGAGATGATGACTTTGTTGTGGAGTTTTTGGGAGAG GTATATCCTGCGTGGAAATGGTTTGAGAAGCAAGATGGGATTCGATTATTACAGAAGGACAGTAAAGAGCCAGCTCCAGAATTTTACAACATTTATCTTGAGAGGCCAAAG GGTGATGCTGATGGTTATGATTTGGTTGTTGTTGATGCCATGCACAAGGCAAACTATGCAAGTCGAATCTGTCACTCATGCAAACCTAATTGTGAAGCAAA AGTTACTGCTGTAGGTGGTCAGTACCAGATTGGAATCTACTCTGTGCGTAAAATCCAACATGGCGAGGAGATAACCTTTGATTACAATTCTGTGACAGAG AGTAAAGAAGAATATGAAGCATCTGTCTGTTTGTGTGGTAGCCAAGTTTGCAGGGGCAGCTACTTAAATTTGACTGGTGAAGGGGCTTTTCAAAAG GTGTTGAAGGAGTGTCATGGATTACTGGATCGACATTATTTGATGCTCGGAGCTTGTGAATTAAATTCTGTGTCTGAAGAAGATTATCTGGACCTGGGTAGGGCTGGTTTGGGTAGTTGTTTACTTGGTGGGTTGCCAGATTGGGTGGTTGCATATTCAGCTCGTCTGGTTAGATTTATAAATCTGGAAAGAACAAAGCTTCCTGAGGAAATTCTAAGGCATAAtttggaagagaaaaagaaatattttgcaGATATATGTATCGAGGTTGAGAGAAGTGATGCTGAGGTTCAG GCTGAAGGTGTCTACAACCAGAGGCTTCAAAATTTGGCTGTTACACTTGACAAG GTGAGATATGTAATGAGGTGTATATTTGGTGACCCAAAGCTGGCTCCACCTCCACTGGAGAAGCTTACTCCTAAAGAAACCGTTTCCTTCCTCTGGAAAGAAGAGGGATCACTTGTTGAGGAACTTCTGCAGTGCATGTCTCCTCATATGGATGGAGAAATGCTAAATGACCTTAAGTCCAAGATTTATGCACATGATCCATCAGATTCTGATGACATTCCGAAAGCAATCCAGAAATCATTATTGTG gttGAGGGATGAGGTCCGCAGTCTTCCATGTACATACAAGTGCCGGCATGATGCTGCAGCTGACTTAATTCATGTTTATGCTTATACAAAGAGCTTCTTTAGAGTTAGG GAATATGATGCATTTACTTCTCCACCGGTCTACATAAGTCCACTTGACTTGGGCCCCAAATGTGCTGATAAGTTAGGGGGTCTTCCCCACAAGTATCAAAAGACCTATGGTGAGAACTATTGTATGGGGCAGTTGATATTTTGGCATATCCAGACTAACACTGAGCCTGATTCTACTCTTGCTAAAGCGAGTAAGGGCTGCTTGTCATTACCTGATATCGGTTCCTTCTACTCAAAGGTTCAGAAGCCATCACAGCAGCGCATTTATGGCCCAAAGACTGTGAAAATGATGTTGGGAAGAATG GAGAAGTACCCTCAGAAACCGTGGCCCAAGGACCAAATATGGTCATTTAAGAGTTCTCCAAAAGTTTTTGGCAGCCCAATGCTAGATGCTGTATTGAACAAGTCCCCACTAGACAGAGAAATGGTACATTGGTTGAAGCACAGACCTACAGTATATCAAGCGATGTGGGATCGATGA